A genomic segment from Luteolibacter ambystomatis encodes:
- a CDS encoding LLM class flavin-dependent oxidoreductase: MATLAETPLSVLDLSPICEGGTIADSFRNSLDLAQHAEQWGYKRFWLAEHHGIPGVASAATSVLIGHVAQGTHTIRVGSGGIMLPNHPPLVIAEQFGTLATLYPDRIDLGLGRAPGSDRATAHALGRDPTTADSFPEHVQQLRALLGDAQPGQKVKAIPGAGTHVPVWLLGSSTFSAQLAAAMGLPFAFAAHFAPRQMQEALHLYRTYYHPSADWPKPHVMVGLPVIAADTDEEAHRLATSAQQSVLGLIRHEPIRVPPPVDTMDGLWDESEKAAVASFFGAAIIGGPQTVKRKLEEVLAATGADEFILNSQFYHHADRLRSYEIVKTIASEEVVH; the protein is encoded by the coding sequence ATGGCCACGCTCGCTGAAACGCCCCTCTCCGTGCTCGACCTCTCGCCCATCTGCGAGGGCGGAACGATCGCGGACAGTTTCCGGAACTCGCTCGACCTCGCGCAGCATGCCGAGCAATGGGGCTACAAGCGGTTCTGGCTGGCGGAGCATCATGGCATCCCGGGCGTGGCCAGCGCCGCCACCTCCGTGCTTATCGGTCACGTAGCGCAGGGCACGCACACCATCCGCGTCGGTTCCGGCGGCATCATGCTGCCGAACCACCCACCGCTGGTGATCGCGGAGCAATTCGGCACCCTCGCCACCCTTTATCCCGATCGTATTGATCTTGGCCTTGGCCGCGCACCCGGTTCGGATCGCGCAACCGCGCATGCGCTTGGACGGGATCCCACCACGGCGGACTCTTTTCCCGAGCATGTCCAGCAACTGCGCGCGCTGCTTGGTGATGCGCAGCCCGGACAAAAGGTGAAAGCCATCCCCGGCGCAGGCACGCATGTGCCGGTGTGGTTGCTCGGCTCCAGCACCTTCAGCGCGCAGCTCGCCGCCGCGATGGGCTTGCCCTTCGCCTTCGCCGCCCATTTCGCACCGCGCCAGATGCAGGAGGCTCTGCATCTCTATCGCACCTACTACCATCCCTCGGCAGACTGGCCGAAGCCCCATGTCATGGTCGGCCTACCGGTCATCGCCGCGGACACCGATGAAGAGGCCCACCGTCTCGCCACCTCCGCACAACAAAGCGTGCTCGGTCTGATCCGCCATGAGCCGATCCGCGTGCCACCGCCGGTGGACACGATGGATGGTTTGTGGGACGAGTCCGAGAAAGCCGCTGTTGCCTCGTTCTTCGGAGCGGCCATCATCGGAGGGCCGCAAACCGTGAAGCGGAAACTGGAAGAAGTCCTCGCCGCCACCGGTGCGGACGAGTTCATCCTGAACTCGCAGTTTTACCATCACGCCGATCGTCTGAGGTCCTATGAAATCGTGAAAACCATCGCATCGGAGGAAGTGGTTCACTGA
- a CDS encoding replication-associated recombination protein A, which yields MSDLFTTPAAAADKPNPGEPLASRMRPRTLAEIAGQQHILAPGKLLRRAIESDRFTSLIFYGPPGTGKTTLAHVIARSTGSRFEALNGVESNVAEIRAKIEQARTWRDLRGETTILFIDEIHRFNKAQQDVLLPHIERGTVRFIGATTHNPYFYVNSPLVSRSQVFQLEVVSTEEVVTVLERAMSDEEYGFGGQNILADPEALRHLSEKSDGDVRKALTALELAALTTPPDEDGVIRLNLAVAEESIQKKAIVYDADGDAHYDTISAFIKSIRGSDPDAALYWLAKMLHAGEDPRFIARRLVISASEDIGLADSGALRVAVDALQAFEFVGMPEGRIPLAHATVYLATAPKSNRSYEALGKAMADIEQGRTLAVPPHLRTKTRKKLAAASGESEEALKYLYSHDYQGAYIPQAYLPEGRTYYTPGEEGLEKRIKERLDHWRQLRDKQ from the coding sequence CCGCCGACAAACCGAATCCCGGCGAACCACTCGCTTCGCGCATGCGTCCGCGCACGCTCGCGGAAATCGCCGGGCAACAGCACATTCTCGCGCCGGGCAAGCTGCTGCGACGTGCCATCGAGTCGGACCGCTTCACCTCGCTGATTTTCTACGGACCGCCCGGTACCGGGAAGACCACGCTCGCCCACGTCATTGCACGCAGCACCGGCTCGCGCTTCGAGGCACTCAATGGCGTCGAATCAAACGTCGCCGAGATCCGTGCGAAGATCGAGCAGGCCCGCACCTGGCGGGACCTCCGCGGTGAAACCACGATCCTCTTCATCGACGAAATCCACCGTTTCAACAAAGCCCAGCAGGATGTGCTGCTTCCGCACATCGAGCGCGGCACGGTGCGGTTCATCGGCGCGACCACGCACAATCCGTACTTCTACGTCAACTCGCCGCTGGTCTCCCGCTCGCAGGTCTTCCAACTCGAAGTCGTTTCCACCGAGGAAGTCGTCACGGTGCTGGAACGCGCGATGAGCGATGAAGAATACGGCTTCGGCGGGCAGAACATCCTCGCCGATCCCGAGGCCCTGCGCCATCTCTCCGAGAAATCCGATGGCGATGTCCGCAAGGCACTCACTGCCCTCGAACTCGCCGCGCTCACCACTCCGCCGGATGAGGATGGCGTGATTCGTCTCAATCTCGCGGTGGCGGAAGAGTCGATCCAGAAGAAGGCCATCGTCTATGATGCGGATGGGGACGCCCACTACGACACCATCTCCGCCTTTATCAAATCCATCCGCGGCTCCGATCCCGACGCCGCGCTCTACTGGCTGGCCAAGATGCTGCACGCCGGGGAAGACCCGCGTTTCATCGCCCGCCGTCTGGTAATCTCCGCCAGTGAGGACATCGGCCTCGCCGACTCCGGCGCGCTGCGCGTGGCCGTGGATGCCCTGCAGGCTTTTGAATTCGTCGGAATGCCGGAGGGCCGTATCCCCCTCGCCCACGCCACCGTCTATCTCGCCACCGCGCCGAAATCGAACCGCTCCTACGAAGCCCTCGGCAAGGCCATGGCGGATATTGAACAAGGCCGCACTCTCGCCGTACCGCCGCACCTGCGCACGAAGACGCGCAAGAAACTCGCCGCCGCTTCAGGCGAGAGCGAGGAAGCACTAAAGTATCTCTACTCCCACGACTACCAGGGAGCCTACATTCCCCAGGCATATTTGCCGGAAGGCCGCACCTACTACACACCGGGGGAAGAAGGTCTGGAAAAGCGCATCAAGGAACGCCTCGACCACTGGCGGCAACTACGAGATAAACAGTAG
- a CDS encoding ArsR/SmtB family transcription factor, with protein sequence MLRSRVRMKEYSHPPLEEVTLPAVMQALSDPCRIAIVRTLLEGGELACNGVPLDISKATRSHHFAILRDAGLVATRVEGTRCMSSVRKEEFEERFPGLLELVLQHEK encoded by the coding sequence GTGCTACGTTCCCGCGTCCGCATGAAGGAATACAGCCATCCGCCACTCGAGGAAGTGACGCTGCCGGCGGTGATGCAAGCGCTCTCCGACCCTTGCCGCATCGCCATCGTGCGGACGTTGCTGGAAGGGGGAGAGCTCGCGTGCAATGGCGTGCCGCTCGACATTTCCAAAGCGACGCGCTCGCACCACTTCGCGATCCTGCGGGACGCGGGGCTGGTGGCGACCCGGGTGGAGGGCACCCGCTGCATGAGCTCCGTGCGGAAGGAAGAGTTCGAGGAGAGGTTTCCCGGATTGCTGGAGTTGGTGTTGCAGCACGAGAAGTAG
- a CDS encoding alkene reductase, translating to MTAPIESAAELLRPVRIGAWDLANRLIMAPLTRCRASEGRVPNAMMAEYYRQRASAGLIISEATSINPLGVGYPDTPGIWSQEQVEGWKLVTDAVHEAGGKIVLQLWHVGRISDPVYLDGELPVAPSAIAPSGHVSLIRPMKPFVTPRALTLEEIQATIADYHCAAENAKAAGFDGVEIHGANGYLPDQFLQSGTNHRTDEYGGSVENRARFMLEAVDAAVAVWGADRVGLHLAPQGDSHDMHDEDPVATFSYVAREAAARGLAFLFIREGLNVERPVGPAIREAFDGAYIANQQLTRETAEDAISSGLADAVSFGREFIANPDLPRRFELHAPLNAQHPETFYAPGPEGYIDYPALS from the coding sequence ATGACCGCTCCCATCGAATCCGCCGCCGAACTTCTCCGTCCCGTCCGCATCGGAGCCTGGGATCTCGCGAACCGCCTGATCATGGCGCCCCTCACCCGCTGCCGCGCCAGCGAGGGCCGGGTGCCGAACGCGATGATGGCCGAGTATTATCGCCAGCGCGCCAGCGCCGGACTCATCATTTCGGAAGCCACCTCCATCAATCCGCTCGGTGTCGGCTATCCTGACACGCCGGGCATCTGGTCCCAGGAGCAGGTCGAAGGCTGGAAGCTCGTCACCGATGCCGTCCATGAAGCGGGCGGCAAGATCGTCCTCCAGCTCTGGCACGTCGGCCGCATTTCCGATCCGGTTTATCTTGATGGCGAACTGCCGGTCGCCCCCAGCGCCATCGCTCCTTCCGGCCATGTCAGCCTGATCCGTCCGATGAAGCCCTTCGTCACGCCGCGCGCGCTGACGTTGGAGGAAATTCAAGCCACCATAGCGGACTACCACTGCGCCGCGGAGAACGCGAAGGCCGCAGGCTTCGATGGTGTCGAGATCCACGGGGCCAACGGTTACCTGCCCGACCAGTTCCTCCAGAGCGGCACCAACCACCGCACGGACGAATACGGCGGTTCGGTGGAAAACCGCGCCCGCTTCATGCTGGAGGCTGTCGATGCGGCGGTTGCCGTTTGGGGTGCCGACCGCGTGGGCCTGCACCTTGCACCGCAGGGTGATTCCCATGACATGCACGATGAAGATCCCGTCGCCACCTTCAGCTATGTCGCCCGTGAAGCCGCAGCCCGTGGCCTCGCATTCCTCTTCATCCGTGAAGGTCTGAATGTCGAACGCCCCGTCGGTCCCGCCATCCGCGAGGCCTTCGACGGCGCCTACATCGCCAACCAGCAACTCACCCGCGAAACCGCCGAAGACGCGATCTCCAGCGGCCTCGCGGATGCCGTTTCCTTCGGACGAGAGTTCATCGCCAATCCCGATCTGCCGCGCCGCTTCGAGCTCCATGCGCCTCTGAATGCCCAGCACCCGGAGACCTTCTACGCACCGGGTCCGGAAGGTTACATCGACTACCCCGCCCTGTCCTGA